The Fragaria vesca subsp. vesca linkage group LG2, FraVesHawaii_1.0, whole genome shotgun sequence genome includes a window with the following:
- the LOC101292373 gene encoding uncharacterized protein RP120-like — protein sequence MRPIRLPEPPSPKLGTPEIFEGGVSGVVRRAVVIGNGFPGSENQSIGLVRALGLADKHVLYRVTRPKGGINEWLHWLPVSVHKKLDCVMRKMFILLIYRGKRVGSLPTENGGGLGLKCVLEADVQEIVTMARQTYETDGPILVVACGRDTISVASSIRRLASENVFVVQILHPRLHLNRYDLVITPKHDYYPLTPEAQKQVPQFLRGWITPREPPDRHVVLTIGALHQIDANSLRNAASQWRDEFAALPKPLLVVNIGGPTSNCRYGVDLAKQLTTYLLSVLVSCGSIRICFSSRTPEKVCSVITKELGGNPKVYIWDGEEPNPHMGHLAWADAFVVTADSVSMISEVCSTGKPVYLTGSEHCKWKLCDFHKSLKERGMVRPFTGLENISESWSYPPLNETAEAANRVHEALAERGWRLRA from the exons ATGAGGCCGATACGTCTTCCAGAGCCGCCCAGCCCCAAATTGGGGACGCCGGAAATCTTTGAAGGCGGTGTCTCCGGCGTCGTTCGTCGCGCTGTCGTAATTGGCAACGGCTTCCCTGGTTCTGAGAATCAGAGCATCGGCTTGGTTCGCGCTCTCGGCCTCGCTGATAAGCACGTCTTGTAT CGAGTTACAAGGCCAAAAGGAGGTATAAATGAGTGGCTTCACTGGCTCCCGGTTTCTGTTCACAAGAAATTGGATTGTGTCATGAGGAAAATGTTTATTTTACTAATATATCGGGGAAAGAGAGTTGGGTCTCTACCTACAGAAAATGGTGGCGGTCTTGGTTTGAAATGTGTCTTAGAAGCTGATGTCCAGGAGATTGTAACCATGGCTCGTCAGACTTATGAAAC GGATGGACCCATACTGGTGGTAGCTTGTGGCAGGGATACCATTTCCGTTGCAAGTTCTATTAGACGACTAGCATCTGAAAACGTCTTTGTTGTTCAG ATACTACATCCCAGGTTGCATCTCAATAGATACGACTTGGTTATTACCCCTAAACACGATTACTATCCTTTGACTCCTGAAGCACAGAAGCAGGTTCCTCAATTTCTACGTGGGTGGATAACTCCTCGTGAACCTCCTGACAGGCATGTG GTCCTCACTATTGGAGCTTTGCACCAAATTGATGCTAATTCCCTTCGTAACGCTGCCAGTCAATGGCGTGATGAATTTGCAGCTCTACCAAAGCCCTTACTCGTGGTGAACATTGGTGGTCCTACAA GCAATTGTCGTTATGGTGTGGACCTTGCAAAGCAATTGACAACCTATCTGCTTAGTGTTCTTGTAAGCTGTGGAAGCATCAGAATATGTTTCTCTAGTAGAACACCTGAAAAG GTATGCAGTGTTATAACAAAGGAGCTTGGAGGTAATCCTAAAGTTTACATTTGGGATGGTGAAG AGCCAAACCCACATATGGGCCATCTGGCGTGGGCCGATGCGTTTGTTGTTACTGCAGATTCTGTTAGCATGATAAGTGAGGTTTGCAGCACCGG GAAGCCTGTTTATCTAACGGGATCTGAGCATTGTAAATGGAAGCTTTGCGATTTCCATAAATCACTCAAGGAGCGAGGAATGGTTCGACCATTTACAGGCTTGGAGAAT ATATCAGAAAGCTGGAGTTATCCACCGCTCAATGAAACTGCGGAAGCAGCCAATCGAGTGCATGAAGCCCTTGCTGAGCGGGGATGGAGATTGCGAGCATAG
- the LOC101292665 gene encoding 26S proteasome non-ATPase regulatory subunit 6-like: MEGQEETQQPHLQLANKLFLLSHPDVQDIDKVRLREEVFAAVKADDMAPLYETLVSESVLEMDQGLLDFMKTKIQEELKKLDEKIADAEENLGESEVREAHLAKSLFFIRIGDKEKALEQLKVTESKTVAVGQKMDLVFYTLQLGFFYMDFDLISKSIEKAKNLFEEGGDWERKNRLKVYEGLYCMSTRNFKKAADLFLDSISTFTTYEIFPYDIFIFYTVLTSIISLDRVSLKQKVVDAPEILTVIGKIPYLSEFLNSLYDCQYKSFFAAFAGLTEQIKLDRYLHPHFRYYMREIRTVVYSQFLESYKSVTIEAMAKAFGVTVDFIDLELSRFIAAGKLHCKIDKVSGVLETNRPDAKNSLYQATIKQGDFLLNRIQKLSRVIDL; encoded by the exons ATGGAAGGTCAAGAAGAGACTCAGCAACCTCATCTCCAGCTCGCGAACAAGCTCTTCCTTCTCTCGCACCCAGACGTCCAAGACATCGACAAGGTCCGCCTCCGGGAGGAGGTTTTCGCCGCCGTAAAAGCCGACG ATATGGCGCCCTTGTATGAAACCCTAGTTTCGGAATCGGTGCTGGAGATGGACCAGGGCCTTCTTGACTTCATGAAGACCAAGATCCAGGAGGAGCTCAAGAAGCTTGATGAAAA GATTGCTGATGCCGAGGAAAACTTGGGAGAAAGTGAGGTTAGAGAAGCTCATTTGGCCAAGTCCCTGTTTTTCATCCGTATTGGTGACAAG GAGAAAGCGTTGGAACAACTCAAGGTAACAGAAAGCAAGACAGTTGCAGTTGGGCAAAAGATGGACTTGGTGTTCTACACATTGCAGCTTGGTTTCTTTTACATGGATTTTGACCTCATTTCTAAGAGCATTGAGAAAGCAAAGAA CTTATTTGAAGAGGGTGGTGATTGGGAAAGGAAGAATCGCTTGAAGGTATATGAAGGCTTGTACTGCATGTCCACTCGAAATTTTAAGAAGGCAGCCGATTTGTTCCTGGATTCCATATCTACTTTCACCACTTATGAGATATTTCCCTATGATATCTTCATATTCTATACCGTCCTGACAAGCATTATATCTTTGGACAGAGTTTCTTTAAAGCAGAAG GTGGTGGATGCTCCAGAGATATTAACTGTGATTGGGAAAATCCCGTACTTGTCTGAGTTTTTGAACTCACTGTATGATTGTCAATACAAGTCATTTTTCGCAGCATTTG CTGGTCTGACTGAGCAGATAAAGTTGGATCGTTATTTGCATCCACACTTCCGTTACTACATGAGAGAGATCAGAACAGTTGTTTATTCTCAATTTTTGGAGTCCTACAAGAGTGTCACTATTGAAGCAATGGCTAAGGCATTTGGCGTAACTGTGGATTTCATTGATCT GGAGCTGTCTCGGTTCATTGCAGCAGGGAAACTCCACTGCAAGATAGATAAAGTTTCAGGTGTTCTAGAAACTAATCGTCCGGATGCCAAGAATTCTCTGTATCAGGCAACTATCAAGCAAGGGGACTTCCTATTGAACAGGATCCAGAAGTTGTCCCGTGTAATTGATCTTTAA